From candidate division WOR-3 bacterium, a single genomic window includes:
- a CDS encoding Dna2/Cas4 domain-containing protein, with amino-acid sequence MSLKQKKNELEDLTEQKTFSTSSDEIIEEKALFTGVQINYFIHCKTQLWYFSHYVTQEHESELVILGKILHEIAFKDIEKDILIEKISIDFIKKGDKVILHDVKKSDKFQEAHYYQMLYYLYYLKHEKGIENVEGIINYPSKRKIVEVKLTPEKEIELQKIFQE; translated from the coding sequence ATGAGCTTAAAGCAAAAAAAGAACGAGTTAGAGGATTTGACAGAGCAAAAGACTTTTTCTACAAGCTCAGATGAAATAATAGAAGAAAAAGCTTTATTTACAGGAGTTCAAATAAATTATTTTATCCATTGTAAAACACAGCTTTGGTATTTTTCTCACTATGTTACACAGGAGCATGAATCAGAGCTAGTAATTTTAGGTAAGATATTACATGAGATTGCATTTAAAGATATAGAGAAAGATATACTTATAGAGAAAATCTCTATAGATTTTATTAAAAAAGGAGATAAAGTTATTCTTCATGATGTTAAAAAATCTGACAAATTTCAAGAAGCTCACTATTATCAAATGCTTTACTATCTTTATTATCTCAAGCATGAAAAAGGTATTGAAAATGTAGAAGGAATAATTAATTATCCATCAAAAAGGAAAATTGTTGAAGTTAAGCTAACTCCTGAAAAAGAAATTGAATTACAAAAAATTTTTCAAGAAA
- the cas5 gene encoding CRISPR-associated protein Cas5, whose product MKAIVVRIAFFEAFFKVHYTKTSRLTYPIPLPTSVAGIFGSMLGLSRRDASQRFKEYFFGASLVNGDNYREARENATYILHKKTRGKGVENIHIINEPTYFISIAGEDLNEIYTKLKKNIEYLPFGGQNDFFVKDWEVVKYKDTSVSTEISNYLPLDWFQPLQDVRFEILPVMHKLSPNPDFVFILDGKGKSQEKILVCEFEGKNIGLYKLEGFYCVGEWSI is encoded by the coding sequence ATGAAAGCAATTGTAGTGAGAATAGCATTTTTTGAAGCATTTTTTAAAGTACATTATACTAAAACATCTAGATTAACGTATCCTATACCATTACCAACTAGTGTAGCTGGAATTTTTGGTAGTATGTTAGGTTTATCTAGGAGAGATGCTTCTCAAAGATTTAAAGAATATTTTTTTGGTGCATCCCTAGTTAATGGAGATAATTATCGCGAAGCAAGAGAAAATGCAACATACATTCTTCATAAAAAGACAAGAGGAAAAGGTGTTGAGAATATTCATATAATTAACGAACCTACCTACTTTATTTCTATTGCTGGAGAGGATTTAAATGAAATTTATACTAAACTGAAGAAAAATATAGAATATCTACCTTTCGGTGGGCAAAATGATTTCTTTGTAAAAGATTGGGAAGTTGTAAAGTATAAAGATACAAGTGTTTCAACAGAAATTTCAAATTATTTACCATTAGATTGGTTTCAACCACTTCAAGATGTTCGTTTCGAAATATTACCAGTAATGCATAAACTTTCTCCAAATCCAGATTTTGTTTTTATTTTGGATGGAAAAGGGAAATCTCAAGAAAAGATTTTGGTTTGTGAGTTTGAAGGGAAAAATATAGGTCTTTATAAACTAGAGGGTTTTTATTGCGTCGGAGAATGGTCTATATAA
- the cas3 gene encoding CRISPR-associated helicase Cas3', producing the protein MVYINWESQLEKESHPNKCLYCHVDEVKRIFNRFVNFFGFSKSSKAYKIIEKVIEYHDTGKLNPVWNFNSNISHSNYSCKYFEEAIEKEGRRPTEEDALVLFLILKHHGLLKPITKYKEYEKVVESFKVGTLRSWFFSNFSRDDRIELADLYGIFKIADCLSASNSTFIPESPLVDYSELKNFLPNVKRRKEQEEIQKIKRIGFLKAPTGWGKTKASLLYLLGKENIRKCFLIFPTITAINELYVDFKKLFGDKIAKYFYFYDVEVYEVLEEREAQFKTFLSKYFLKPFIITTIDQILLSFLQIGSYHMRRVMFKNAAIILDEIHLLNERMLYILLHFLKLYWNTYNLHILFMSATFSDALSQAIKEFLPLEISKNIVEINKLEKYKELKRIKVKLRLNEHIDNAIEEIVKKGKEKRVLVIVNTVEAAVAIKQKLEEYEDVTSILLHGRFMYYSRKKKEDVVKKFKDSLKPHVLVSTQVCEVSLDISYDYLYTELAPFPSLIQRFGRVNRSGEEAIEDNVFIFRPKIKDEEKYPYEKEKLDEAENCLKKVEDLKSEWELVQAFNDLESKEKLEQNLKKAERDINLARFEGVTGLFFSPDLEENEIRRILAYREEFTTLIIPYRDLIVGNKANKIRSEIDNVLTKLSEKSDLKLYARLKGFAVNVPFFVVLKGSVEKDKGIPIVKETKDFVYDTKYGFINEKLLKNLI; encoded by the coding sequence ATGGTCTATATAAATTGGGAATCTCAATTAGAAAAAGAGAGCCATCCAAACAAGTGTTTATATTGTCATGTTGATGAGGTTAAAAGAATTTTTAATAGGTTTGTAAATTTTTTTGGTTTTTCAAAGTCATCGAAAGCTTATAAAATCATAGAAAAGGTAATAGAATATCATGATACAGGCAAGCTAAATCCTGTCTGGAATTTTAATTCAAATATTTCTCATTCGAATTATTCATGTAAATATTTCGAGGAAGCAATAGAAAAAGAAGGTAGAAGGCCTACTGAAGAGGATGCTTTAGTATTGTTCTTAATTTTAAAACATCATGGCTTACTTAAACCAATTACGAAATATAAAGAATATGAAAAAGTTGTAGAAAGCTTTAAAGTAGGTACTTTAAGAAGTTGGTTTTTTTCTAATTTCTCGAGGGATGATAGAATAGAATTGGCAGATTTATATGGAATATTTAAAATTGCTGATTGTTTATCAGCATCCAATTCCACTTTCATACCAGAATCTCCTTTGGTTGATTATAGTGAGTTAAAAAATTTTTTACCAAATGTTAAAAGAAGAAAAGAGCAAGAGGAAATTCAGAAAATAAAAAGAATAGGTTTTCTTAAAGCTCCAACTGGATGGGGGAAAACTAAAGCTTCCTTACTTTATTTATTGGGAAAAGAAAATATTAGGAAATGTTTTCTTATCTTTCCAACTATTACGGCTATTAATGAACTGTATGTAGATTTTAAAAAGTTGTTTGGAGATAAAATTGCTAAATATTTTTATTTTTATGATGTTGAAGTATATGAAGTGCTTGAAGAAAGAGAGGCACAATTTAAGACATTTTTGTCTAAATACTTTCTTAAACCGTTTATTATAACTACTATTGATCAGATTTTACTATCTTTTTTACAAATAGGAAGCTATCATATGAGGCGAGTGATGTTTAAAAATGCAGCAATAATTCTAGATGAAATACATTTGCTTAATGAAAGAATGTTATACATTCTTTTACATTTTCTCAAGCTTTACTGGAATACTTATAATCTTCACATACTATTCATGTCTGCTACATTTTCAGATGCACTTTCTCAAGCTATTAAAGAATTTTTACCATTAGAAATAAGTAAAAATATAGTTGAAATTAATAAATTGGAAAAATATAAAGAACTAAAAAGAATTAAGGTTAAGTTAAGATTGAATGAACACATTGATAATGCTATTGAAGAAATAGTAAAAAAAGGTAAAGAGAAAAGAGTTCTTGTAATAGTAAATACTGTTGAAGCTGCTGTAGCTATTAAGCAAAAATTAGAAGAATATGAAGATGTAACATCAATTCTTTTACATGGTAGGTTTATGTATTATTCGCGAAAAAAGAAAGAGGATGTTGTTAAAAAATTTAAAGATTCATTAAAACCACATGTTTTAGTTTCTACGCAAGTTTGTGAAGTTTCTCTTGACATTTCATATGATTATCTTTATACAGAACTAGCACCTTTTCCTTCTCTTATTCAAAGATTTGGACGCGTTAATAGAAGCGGTGAGGAAGCAATTGAAGATAATGTTTTCATTTTTAGACCAAAAATTAAAGATGAAGAAAAGTATCCTTATGAAAAAGAAAAATTAGATGAGGCGGAAAATTGTTTGAAGAAAGTTGAAGATTTAAAAAGCGAATGGGAATTGGTTCAAGCTTTTAATGATTTAGAAAGTAAAGAGAAATTAGAACAAAATCTTAAGAAAGCCGAACGCGATATTAACTTAGCCAGGTTCGAAGGTGTAACTGGATTGTTCTTTTCACCAGATTTGGAAGAAAATGAAATTAGAAGAATATTAGCATATAGAGAAGAGTTTACAACGCTTATTATACCTTATAGAGATTTGATTGTGGGTAATAAAGCTAATAAGATTAGGAGTGAAATAGATAACGTCCTTACTAAATTAAGTGAAAAAAGTGATTTAAAGTTATATGCAAGATTGAAGGGATTTGCAGTAAATGTACCTTTTTTTGTTGTATTAAAAGGAAGTGTTGAGAAAGATAAAGGAATACCAATTGTAAAAGAAACAAAAGATTTTGTTTATGATACAAAGTATGGATTTATTAATGAAAAGCTATTAAAAAATTTAATATGA